A window of Onychostoma macrolepis isolate SWU-2019 chromosome 01, ASM1243209v1, whole genome shotgun sequence contains these coding sequences:
- the trim2a gene encoding tripartite motif-containing protein 2, which yields MATEASTLPSPVVRQIDKQFLICSICLDRYNNPKVLPCLHTFCERCLQNYIPAHSLTLSCPVCRQTSILPEKGVAALQSNFFITNLMEVLKRSPDTNLSEDCTDAINGVATGQPLSCPNHGGNVMEFYCPPCETAMCEECTSAEHAEHATVPLKDVLEQHKASLQEQLDAVKNRLPEIDSALEVLSDILQQLINQKSSIEEVIHATFEELQKTLNVRKSVLLMELEVNCGLKQKVLQAQLESLLQGQEGIRSSCSFTEQALNHGSEAEVLLVKKQMSERLDELASQELPLRPEENSQLDFLAETDGLRKSIHNLGAIITTNAVAAETVATGEGLRHCIVGQAISVTITTKDRDGGLCRTGNALLIADLSASDGTVVGEGEVTDHKNGTYEFVYTVPCEGRFTLSLKLYDQHIRGSPFSIRASKLTDISLTSDGGKKRLKSPGSSHVKQRAIKRPASMYSTGKRKENPIEDDLMFRIGTKGRNKGEFTNLQGVAASSIGKVLIADSNNQCVQIFSNDGQFKSRFGVRGRSPGQLQRPTGVAVHPNGDIIIADYDNKWASIFSSDGKFKTKIGSGKLMGPKGVAVDRNGHIIVVDNKSCCVFIFQPNGKLVSKFGNRGNSDKQFAGPHFAAVNQNNEIIVTDFHNHSVKVFSPEGEFLLKFGSNGEGNGQFNAPTGVAVDANGNIIVADWGNSRIQVFDSSGSFLSYINTSADPLYGPQGLALTSDGHIVVADSGNHCFKVYRYLQ from the exons ATGGCAACTGAAGCTTCTACCCTCCCAAGTCCTGTGGTGCGTCAGATCGACAAACAGTTCCTGATTTGCAGCATCTGTCTGGATCGCTACAACAATCCCAAGGTCCTTCCCTGCCTTCATACCTTCTGTGAAAG GTGTCTGCAGAACTACATTCCCGCCCACAGTCTGACTCTGTCTTGCCCCGTGTGCCGTCAGACCTCCATCCTCCCGGAGAAGGGTGTGGCGGCACTTCAGAGCAATTTCTTCATCACCAACCTGATGGAGGTGCTAAAGAGGAGCCCAGACACTAACCTCAGTGAGGACTGCACTGACGCTATCAACGGAGTGGCCACTGGACAACCACTCTCCTGTCCCAATCATGGAGGAAAT GTAATGGAGTTCTACTGTCCACCATGTGAGACGGCCATGTGTGAGGAGTGTACTAGCGCCGAACATGCAGAACATGCCACCGTCCCGCTCAAGGATGTTCTAGAACAGCACAAAGCCTCGCTACAGGAGCAGCTTGACGCCGTCAAAAACAG attgccGGAAATTGACTCTGCACTGGAGGTTTTGTCTGATATTCTGCAGCAACTGATCAATCAGAAGAGTTCAATAGAAGAAGTGATTCATGCAACTTTTGAGGAGCTTCAGAAGACCCTAAACGTACGCAAAAGTGTTCTGCTGATGGAGCTGGAGGTCAATTGTGGACTCAAACAGAAG GTGTTGCAAGCCCAGCTGGAGTCGTTGCTGCAGGGGCAGGAGGGCATTCGCAGCAGCTGCAGTTTCACAGAGCAGGCTCTTAATCACGGCTCGGAAGCTGAAGTCCTGTTGGTCAAGAAGCAGATGAGTGAGCGTCTTGATGAGCTGGCAAGTCAGGAGCTCCCACTTCGGCCAGAGGAGAACAGCCAGCTGGACTTCTTGGCGGAGACCGACGGTCTTCGCAAATCCATCCACAACCTGGGTGCTATAATAACCACCAATGCTGTTGCTGCAGAAACCGTTGCGACTGGTGAAGGCCTGAGGCATTGTATCGTGGGGCAAGCTATATCTGTgaccataacaacaaaagacagagatGGCGGACTGTGCCGGACAGGAAATGCTCTGCTAATAGCTGATCTTTCTGCCTCTGATGGCACCGTAGTGGGGGAAGGTGAAGTCACGGATCATAAAAATGGCACTTATGAGTTTGTATACACGGTCCCGTGTGAGGGCCGCTTCACGCTCTCGCTAAAGCTCTATGATCAGCATATTAGGGGCAGCCCATTCAGCATACGTGCCAGCAAATTGACAGACATCTCCCTGACTTCAGACGGAGGAAAGAAACGTCTCAAATCTCCAGGAAGTAGCCATGTGAAACAGCGTGCTATCAAGCGCCCCGCCAGCATGTACAGCACGGGCAAACGGAAAGAAAACCCAATTGAAGATGACCTCATGTTCCGAATCG GAACTAAAGGCAGAAATAAGGGTGAATTCACCAATCTGCAGGGAGTTGCTGCTTCTTCTATTGGCAAGGTCCTGATAGCGGATAGTAATAATCAGTGTGTTCAG atATTTTCAAATGATGGACAATTTAAGAGTCGTTTTGGAGTGAGGGGACGATCACCAGGACAACTTCAGCGGCCAACTGGTGTTGCTGTGCACCCTAATGGTGACATTATCATTGCTGACTATGATAACAAATGGGCCAGCATTTTCTCCAGTGATGGCAAGTTTAAG ACTAAAATTGGCTCAGGGAAGCTCATGGGTCCTAAGGGTGTAGCGGTTGATAGAAATGGCCACATCATTGTGGTTGACAATAAATCCTGCTGCGTCTTCATTTTCCAGCCCAATGGAAAACTTGTATCCAAGTTTGGCAACCGAGGCAACAGTGACAAGCAGTTTGCAG GTCCACACTTTGCCGCAGTGAATCAAAATAATGAAATCATTGTGACCGATTTTCATAATCACTCTGTAAAG GTGTTCAGTCCAGAGGGTGAGTTCCTACTGAAGTTTGGGTCAAATGGTGAAGGAAATGGGCAGTTTAATGCACCAACAGGTGTGGCAGTAGATGCCAATGGCAATATTATAGTGGCTGACTGGGGCAACAGCCGGATACAG GTGTTTGACAGCAGTGGATCCTTCCTGTCCTATATCAACACCTCCGCAGACCCTCTGTATGGACCACAAGGACTGGCTCTGACCTCAGATGGCCACATTGTGGTGGCAGACTCTGGGAACCATTGTTTTAAAGTATACCGTTATCTTCAATAG